One Limnothrix sp. FACHB-406 genomic window, AACTTCGTCACTCCATGGCCGCGATCGCCAACCCGCCGTTTAGAATGAGTTAACAAAGTTTTACACCACCCCTATCCTCCTCCATGCTCGCTTTGATTCCCGAGCTGATTACGCTCGAAACTATCGAAGCGCTCGCGCAAGAATATGGCTACTGGGCCGTATTCCTGGGAATTGCCCTGGAAAACGCCGGTATCCCCCTGCCGGGCGAAACCATCACCCTTGTGGGCGGTTTTTTGGCGGGCAGTGGCGAATTGAGCTATGGCGGCGTTCTGGGAACGGCCATCGGCGGCGCAATTTTGGGCGACAACCTGGGCTACTGGCTGGGCCGCTGGGGCGGTTGGTCGCTGTTGGTGCGGCTGGGCAAACTCTTCCGAATTGGTGAAGAGAAGCTGGAAGGCGCTCGCGAGCAATTTAGCAACAACGCCGGTAAGGCCGTGTTTTGGGGCCGGTTCGTGGCTCTGCTGCGGATTTTTGCGGGCCCCATGGCGGGCTTGGTGGAAATGCCCTATGGCAAATTTTTGGCCTATAACGCAGCCGGGGCCGCCGTTTGGGCCGGAGTCACGGTCACAGCGGCCTACTTCTGCGGGCGGCTGGTGTCCTTGGAAACCCTGATGAGCTGGGCTAGTCAGTTCACTTGGGTGGCGCTGCTGGCGATCGGGCTAGTGGTGGCCGTGTCCCTGTGGCTCGAAAACCGCAAATCCACACCATTGGGCTAGGACAGCAGGGGGCGATCGTGCGGGTATTCGTGACCGGTGCAACGGGATTTACCGGGTCTCATTTGGTGCGGGCCCTGGTGAAACGGGGCGATCGGGTGGTGGCCCTGGTGCGGCCCCGGGCGGATCGATCGCGCCTGGCCGGCCTGCCCATTGAAATCATTGAAGGCGATCTTCAGCAGCCCGCTGCCCTGGCCCAAGGGATGGCCGAAGCGGACTGGGTGTTTCACACGGCGGCCTATGTGGAATTGGGCCTGGTGGACAGCGAAAAAATGTGGCAAACCAACGTGGAAGGAACCCGCCAAGTACTGGCGGCAGCCCAGGCCGCTGGGGTGAAGCGGTTGGTTTATTGCAGCACGATCGGGGTGTTTGGCCACACCTTTGGTCAAGTGGTGGACGAAACATTCCAGCGGGTGCAGGCTCAGTTTGATTCCGCCTACGACCACACCAAATATGAAGCCCAAGTGCTGGTCGATCGCGCGGCCCAAAACGGTCTGGACACCATCAGCGTCATGCCCTCCGGCATTTTTGGTGGCGATGATCCACACTTTGGCCCCGTCCTGCGCCAATTTCTACGCGGGAAATTGCCCTTTTGGGTCGGGGGCGATCGCCCCACCGGGATTGTGCATGTGGATGACCTGGTGGCGGGCATGATCTTGGCGGCCGAACGGGGCACACCGGGCGGCTGGTATATCCTCTCGGCTGGAGAATGCCCCACGCGGGAAATGTTTCGGATGGTGGGCGAGACGGCTGAAATCCCTCCCCCCAAGGAAGTGCCCGCCTGGTTGGTGCGAATTTTGGGGGCAATTCTCGACCCGATCGGGCGGTTATTTCGTTGGCAACCACCCCTCAGCCGCGAGCGTGTTCGCTACATCTACGATCGCTGTGTGCGAGTGGATGCCACCAAAGCCCGTCAAGAGCTGGGCTGGCAACCCCGAGCGCTGGCCCAAACCCTCCGGGACGTGGTGGCCGAAATGGTTGAATAGGAAAAGCCTTAACGAGGACAAAGACAAGGGGCTTAAGCCTCTTGCTCCCAAGATCCGCTAACGATCGCGCCCAATATTTCGCCTGGGTTGCATCCCAACTCCAACCGGCTTTCGTAACCCCAAAACAGCAAAATCGATTTCAAACCATCCAGACCCATGAGCGACTCGGCAACCGCAGCCCCCGAAAATCCGTTCACGGCCCAAGTGAGCGATCGAATCTGTAAACACATGAACGATGACCACGCCGACGCGGTGTTGGTCTATGCCCAATATTTCGGCCAGATCACGACGGCCACCAGCGCCCGAATGCGGTCGATCGACGCGGCTGGCATGGACTTAGCCGTGGAAGTGGACGGCCATCTCCAGCCCCTGCGCATCGAATTCAAAGCACCTTTGGCCGATGCAAAGGCCGCCCATCATGTTTTGGTAGACATGATTAAAGAGGCGCAACAGGCCAGCGATCGCTAATCTAGCAATGGCCCCGACCATCAGCCGCTAGCGCCGTCCACAAGGACTCAACGCCAAAATTAGCCACTAAAACCGAGATTTGTGGCGCAAAATACCCGATGGGGCCAATTTTTTGCAGCAAAGCCATTCATCGACAGGATTGAGCCACTGAGCTATCCCTAGCCTCTCAATCCTGTACGATCGGGTCTGGCTGGGTTGGCCAGTCCCTGCTCCGTGGTTTTGAGGAGGCATGGTTTTGAGGAGACTTGGTGTGCAACCGTCAAAGGGGCCAATGGGGGGGATGCGCGATCGCTACGTCGTCACGGCGGCCCAAATGCAGGCGATCGAGTCTCGGGTGTTTGCGGCGGGAATGCCCGTCGCAGCCTTGATGGAAAAAGTGGCCGGACTCATTACCCAGCGAGTCATGGCATGGCGATCGATCGCCCAAGGGCCGCGGGTGGGAATTTTGGCCGGCCCCGGCCACAACGGCGGTGATGCCCTGGTGGTGGCCCGGGAGCTACACCTGCGCGGCTATCAAGTTGCCGTTTACCTCCCCTTTGAGCAGCGCAAGGAACTGACCGATCGCCATGCCCAATACGCCGCCAGCTTGGGTATTGAGGTCAGCCCTGATCTAGCCCCCGTTTTGGCGGCCGATTGGCTGGTGGATGGGTTGTTTGGCTTTGGTTTGGAACGGCCGATCGAGGGATCCTTGGCCGAAGCGATCGATCAGGTGAACAACAGCGGCAAACCGATCGTGAGCATTGACCTCCCCTCCGGCCTCCACACCGACAGCGGCGCAGTCCTGGGCAAAGCGATTCGATCGACCCTCACCCTCTGTTTGGGCCTTTGGAAACGGGGCCTTCTGCTCGATCGGGCCCTGGATTGGGTCGGCCAAGCGGAACTGATTGACTTTGACCTGCCCCTAGCCGACATTCAAGCCATCCTGGGCCCAGACCCCCAACTGAACCGAATCACCGCCCACCTCGCCCAATTACCCCTCAACCGATCGCCCGCCACCCACAAATACGAGCAAGGTCACTTGCTAGTGGTGGCGGGTTCCGCTGTTTATATGGGGGCCGCGTTCCTGGCCGCCTTGGGGGCCCGATCGAGCGGCGTGGGCATGTTAACCGTCGCCGTGCCCGCCAGTCTGAAGCCTTGGTTGGTGGCCCAAATTCCCGAAGCCCTCGTGGTGGCCTGTCCCGAAACGGATATGGGCAAAATTGCCCGCGTTGATTTGGATCTCGCTCGCTACGACGCGATCGCCTGTGGTTGTGGCCTCACCCGAGAAGCCACCCCGATTGTCCAAGCGGTTTGGGAGAGCGATCGGCCCCTCGTGCTGGATGCAGATGGGTTAAACGCCCTGGCCCAACTGGGTTGGCGCGATCGCCAAGGCCCCGTTGTCCTCACCCCCCACTGGGGAGAATTTCAGCGGCTGTTTCCCAACTTGGTCGCCCAAACCAGCGATCGACTGGAACTAGCCCAGCGGGCGGCCCAGCAAACCGGGGCGATCGTCCTGTTGAAAGGGGCCCGCACCGTGGTGGCCGAACCCGGCGGCCAAAGCTGGATAGTACCCGAAAGCACTCCCGGCCTGGCTCGGGGCGGGAGTGGTGATGTTTTGGCTGGGTTGCTGGGGGGATTGGTGGCCCAAGCCCGCCCCACCACCCTCACCGATTGGGGCTATTGGGCCGCCACAGCCGCCTGGTGGCACGCCCAAGCGGGCATTCAAGCCGTTCAGGATCGATCGATTTTGGGAGTGAATGGAGCCAGCCTGGCCGATGGTCTGCTCACCGTTGCCCGTCAGCAGGCCATTTTGAATCACACGATCTAATCGCACGATTGAACCATGCAATCTAATCACACGATTCACACGATCAATGATTGATAACGATCATTGATGACGATTAATCGCCCCATGATTGATCAATGAATCATCAAATCATCGAATTCATGACCCAATCAATCCTTCATTATGGATCGCGAAAAAGTTTGGCAATCATTAAACTCTGATCTATCGCGCCTCATCATTGGTTTTGTGCTGACCACCCTAGTCGGTGGATTGCTCACCCAATGGTATCAAGATCAAAATTGGCGAAGACAATCCCAGTTTGAATACGAAAAACGCCAACTGGACGAAGCCCAAAAATTCATAGAAAGGCTTTCAACTTCCGTGAGCCTTCATCTTTGGAACTTGCGCGAACTGGAGCTATTACTGTCAGGAGCCACGCCGGCCAACCCCGAGGAATTAGAGAAGGTTTGGACTGCCTTTAAAGAGGGCCGTAACAAGTGGTACATGGACTTACCATTGCACCAAAGCAAAGCCAACTTACTCTTGGCTCCGGGTATGAAAGAGCTGTTACGCACCGGCAATGAGACCCAAGATCCTAACTTGCAAAATCCCAAAAGTTTAGCGGGCTTTTTCGCGATCGCGGAACGATCCACCCTCCGAGTCACCAACTGTGTGCGGAGCAAGACCTGTCAACCCACACCGAGCGACATTGCCCAAATGAAAACCAGCATTGATCGCCTAGAAACCGCCGCCACACGCTATCTGGAATATGCCTCGAACCTCATTTATCGCAAGTCAATCGACTTGCAGCCCTTAACGTTTGAATAGACTGCAATCAACCCCGATCGCCCTCCTGAAGATCTCAAAAGCGGCTCAGGATTACCTCAAAACCATCACTCAAAATCACCACTCCATGAATCATCAATTCTGAACTGATTTCGGGCTGACTTTGGGCGCGATCGCTAGCCTTCCCAGCCCGATCGCGCTACAAGTATTGTTCAAGCGTTGGAGAAACAGCCGTGAATTTGCCCACTTGGATCACCGTGTCGCGGTTGGCAGCAGTGCCCCTATTGTTGTGGTGGCTCAGCGGCGAACCCACCACAGCCGATCGCTGGTGGGCATTGGGTGTGTTTCTGTTGGCGGCGGGCACAGACTGGCTGGATGGATACTTGGCCCGCAAGCTGAACCAAGTGACAGACTTGGGCAAATTTTTGGATCCGTTGGTCGATAAGTTGCTGGTTTTGGCTCCCTTGCTTCTGTTGGTGGAGCTGGGGCGGATTCCGGCTTGGGGCGTTTTTGTGATTTTGGCGCGGGAGCTGACGATCGCCGGTTGGCGCGTGAACCAAACCAGCATTTCGGGGGCAAACCTCTGGGGCAAACTGAAAACCGTCAGCCAAATCGCCGCGATCGCCCTGTTGTTAGCCCCAGTGATGGATGCTTACTCCCTTTGGGCGATCGGTCTCTTTTGGGTCTCTGTGGCCCTAACCATAATCTCCGGCGCAATTTATCTCATTCCGGTCGGTAAACAGAGCGTTGAATCCGGTTCTTAGATCACGTCTTTCTTGATTTTTCTCACACAGAAAAATATTAGAATTGACGTTGACATGCGCGGCCATATCTTAGCGATCGCCTAATCGTCGTTGCTGGTGCTGCTGAAGCCAACCGCTAGGGAACCGATCGCCAATTGCAGAGAACGCGCCACCCACAAAGGCATCGGCACTGAATCTCCGGTGCGGCGGTTGTGCCAGCCAATGACCTCTTTCTCCCCGGACTGTGACCACCATGAAAGGGGTGTTTTTAGAACATCAGGAGCCTTGGGCGACTGGATGGCTAGCCAAGCGTGATAGTCGCTGACTTGGTTGGCCATCCAGGCGAGAAAGAACCCCCAAATGCTGATTGAGATTGCACCTAAACCCCAAAGCCCAAACCGTCTCAGGAGTGACCCATTCACAACGGCCAGGATTGCAATCAACACAAATCCGGTGACATAGGGATCGAGAACATCAAAAATTGCACCCACCAACGGGTGAAACGATGGATGATGCACCAGACGGCGCAGCCAGGCCACAAGCAGGCCGATCGCATAGTTGACCACAGACACAGCCAAAAATCCAGTCAGTCCTTGCATAACTATTCAGGGGGTAAGCTTTCGTAGGGAACATCATTACGGCGATCGATTAGTCGTCGTACTGCTTGCCGATTGCCCCTCCTACAACAAAGCTGACAATGCCCCATTGCAATCCCAAGTCCAGCCACCGGGGAAGGCCAACCGTGCCACGGCGACGACTGCGGCTTTGGATTTCTTCGTTGCTGGCTTGCGACCACCAGGCGAGTAGTGTGGTGAGGTCTGCGGGCTTGGTGGGCGGCTGGGCTGAGAGCCAGCGCCGATAGTCGTGGGTCAGTTCGCCCAGGACGCAGGTGAAGACGGCTAAAAGTCCGAGGGCGATCGCTGCCCGGCGCTCCATCCAAAAAAAACTCGCCAGGAGTCCACATCCAGCCGCGATGCTCAGCAGCCAAACAAAGATGGTGAGTATGTAGAATCCTCCCCCCCAGGCGGGGTCACTGGCGATTAGAGCGGCTTTGATTGCAGCCCAGCCCCAGCCGATCGCCCCACCCATTGCGGCCCAAGCGAAAAACGCAACGATTCCCCGCATCTATTCCCCCAGGGCCTTCAGCAGGTCGATCGCGGATGACTCAGGCGCTGGTGACTCGGTGGCGGGACGCACGATCGGTGTGGTGATGCACTCACTTCGCGAAAAATCCACGTCATTGTGGCAAATCCTGACCATCACAAATCCATCCCCGTCATTTTCGGGATCGTAGACCCCATAGCGAATCCACCCGCAGTCAGGGATGAGCGTGTCTAGCAGCTCAAAGGCTTGCTGTTTCAAATTTTCTAGGCGCTCTTCGGTTTCTGGTGATGGGTTTTCTTCGTCTAGGGATAGCCACTCAGCGGCCATCTCGCCAACCAATTCCTTGACTCGCCGCCAGCCCTTACGGCGAGCTTCCTTGAGTTCTGTCAGCACTAAGTCTTCCATTGCCGTCACCGTTGATGCTGCCGAGACTCTACAGCCCAGTGTGAGCACTGATGGCGATCGAAGTCACAAAAAACAAAGCCCACTCGACCGATCGGGTGGGCTTTGCTGGATGGCGCATCAGTTTAATCCGCATTGCTCTGGCTCGAACGCGGCCAGAATGATGCAACGGAAGTCTGACTTGGGCGATCGTTGCAAGCGAAGGGAGACAGCTAGCTGTTTTGCATCCCCTCAATCATCTTAATCACCCGCTGCATCTCGGTTTGTAAACCGGTAATCTGGCTTTGCAGCGGCTCGACTGTTTGGGCGATCGCCTGCTGAATGCCATGGTCGATCGCCGCCAGGATTGAATAGGAATTCAGGCTAGAAAACTAGAGATAGCGAGAAATTTTAATTTTGCTGACCTTGTTGATGGGTTCTGCACTCTCCCAATAAAAACAGAAAATCACTAGATAAGGAAGAATAGCAATAACATTAGTCAGCACCGTAGCAATTACATGGATGATAAAACTTTCTTCCAGTCCCATGAATCCAGAAGGAATGTAAATTGCCACAGAAGCAATACCCATAAGCAGAATTGTAACTAAAACGCTCAATACCGTAGTTCCAGCAATTCTCCATCGCCTTCCTTGAGTTAACTGGGTGCTGCGCTGTCTAGCCTGAGAGCCAGTGGTTCCTTCCAAAACAACAACTGGATCTACTAGTGCAAAGCGCAATGCTAAAATCACACCGGGAATAATAAATAAAACTGTTCCTCCCAAAATAATTAAATTTGTCGTTATACTCGTCGCAAGCATCTTAAAGCTCCTACGAAAGGCATAGGTCATCGCTTGTTGGTAGCTGACGGCCAATCCTTTTTGGAATTGAGATGCTCCATAGAATAATCCGCCAATGTAGATTGGCTTGACAATAAACTCAATGGTGCTTGAGAGACGCATTGAGTATTTTAGAAAACTCATCTCATCACCATTAGCCCATTCTGGAAAAACATAGAAGTCAAAATAGCTGCAAATGAGCGAGCCTGGTAGCCAGACCGTGAGAACAATAGCACTAAATAGTTTGATGTTAGACTTGAATAGATTCACAGCCTCTGTAATTTTATTCATTGAATTGATTCCGCCTAACTTTGCGACTTATTAGCCTGACGCAGAATGTGATACTTGAATAAGGTGTTCTTTCTTAAAGCTTGGATTCAAACTTAAGTTTTTCACACTTTATTCAGCATCCATCGATATCGTCAAGTATTCATGATTCAGTATTTATGACCCTAACTCGCTTTATTGTTGTCCTGACTGGGCTTTGCGTCATCTTAGCGCTGGTGCTCTGGCTCGTCAGCGCCCTGCAACAGCTCTACTGGCAGGTGAGTTGGACAGCCCCATTTTTGGGGCCGGTGGTTGTCTTGTTGACCTTGGCCCTGTTGGGGGCCTTGCTGGTGGCGTTTTTTCGGTACGTGCGGCCCCTGGATTGGCCCCAAGATTGGCGATCGCTCTGGCAGGTGACCCAGCGATCGATCACCGGACAAACGCCCCCCACTCTCCCGGAACCCAGCCCCACCGTTTCCGAAGTGAAAACCGAAGCGGCCGGCGCGGCGCTGGAGGCTGTGCGGGCCCAGGTGGACTTAATTCGCGATCGGGTGGCGCGGCAGGCCCTGTTGGATCGATCGCGCGAAATTGAAAGCAGCTTGGCCCGGGGCGAATTGCTGTTGGTGGTGTTTGGCACAGGGTCAGCGGGCAAAACCTCCTTGGTTAATGCCCTGCTGGGACGGGTGGCCGGAACCATTGGCCCCACCATGGGCACAACGGAAGAGGGCGAAACCTATCGGCTGGCGCTGCCGGAAATTGATCGCGCCTTGTTGATTACGGATACGCCGGGCATTTTGGAAGCGGGGGTGGCGGGAACCCAGCGCGATCGCCAGGCACGGCGGCTGGCGGCTGAAGCGGACTTGCTGATTTTTGTGGTGGAAGGCGACTTGCAGCAGTCGGAATTGGAGCCATTGCAACAGTTGTTGGCGATCGGGAAGCGATCGCTGCTGGTGTTCAACAAAACCGATCGCTACCCCGAGGCCGATCGCACCGCGATTTTGGCCAAATTGCGGGAACGGTTGGCAGAACAGCTCCCCACGGCGGATATTGTCCCGATCGCGGCGCGGCCGGCGGCGGTGCGGTTGCCCAACGGGGAAACCCTGACCCCTGACCCGGAAATTATGCCCCTGATTCGGCGGATCGTGGCGGTGTTGCGGGCCGAAGGGGAAGAACTGATTGCGGACAATATGTTGCTGCAAGCCCAGCGCTTGAGCGATCGGGCCCGCCAACTCATTGATGCCCAGCGACGACGACAGGCCGAAGCCGTGGTCGATCGCTATCAGTGGCTGGGGGCGGGGGCCGTCGCCGTCACGCCTATTCCGGTGGTGGATTTGCTGGCCACGGCGGCGGTCAATGCCCAGATGATTTTGGAGTTGGGCAAGGTCTATGGCTGTAACTTAAGTGGCGATCGGGCGCAGGAGTTGGCCCTGTCCCTCGCCAAAACCATGACCGGCTTGGGCATTGTCAAGGGAGCCATGGGAATTTTGACTACCGCGCTCCAGGTGAACATCGCCACCGCCATCATCAGCCGAGCCATCCAAGCGGTGACAGCGGCCTATTTAACCCGCATTGCCGGCCGCAGTTTCATTGAATATTTTCGTCACGATCAAGATTGGGGCGATGGTGGCATTAGCGAAGTGGTCAAAAAACAGTTTCAGCTAGAACAACGCGATCAGTTTGTAAAACGGTTTGTACAACAGGCGATCGCGAAAGTGGTGCAACCGATCGCCCAAGAAACTGCGCCGCAACCAAAGCCGCCCGATCGCGCCCCTAACCCCTAGTTTCCCCTACAGCAAGCTGTTGCCAATTCCCAGCAAATCATCCCAAAAAGAAACCACCCAATGAGGGTGGCTCTTTGATCCATTATTCAAGCAATGTTCGATCAGCGTTCAATCAGCTAATACTCAATTCGACAATGGAAACAGTTCGGAATTCAACAGCAAACCTTCGGCAAGAAAGCCTCTGGCAAGAAACGTTCAAAAACCTCAGAAACATCAGCAACAAACGTTGCCATGGGCAGGCTTGCA contains:
- a CDS encoding DedA family protein; its protein translation is MLALIPELITLETIEALAQEYGYWAVFLGIALENAGIPLPGETITLVGGFLAGSGELSYGGVLGTAIGGAILGDNLGYWLGRWGGWSLLVRLGKLFRIGEEKLEGAREQFSNNAGKAVFWGRFVALLRIFAGPMAGLVEMPYGKFLAYNAAGAAVWAGVTVTAAYFCGRLVSLETLMSWASQFTWVALLAIGLVVAVSLWLENRKSTPLG
- a CDS encoding NAD-dependent epimerase/dehydratase family protein, whose protein sequence is MRVFVTGATGFTGSHLVRALVKRGDRVVALVRPRADRSRLAGLPIEIIEGDLQQPAALAQGMAEADWVFHTAAYVELGLVDSEKMWQTNVEGTRQVLAAAQAAGVKRLVYCSTIGVFGHTFGQVVDETFQRVQAQFDSAYDHTKYEAQVLVDRAAQNGLDTISVMPSGIFGGDDPHFGPVLRQFLRGKLPFWVGGDRPTGIVHVDDLVAGMILAAERGTPGGWYILSAGECPTREMFRMVGETAEIPPPKEVPAWLVRILGAILDPIGRLFRWQPPLSRERVRYIYDRCVRVDATKARQELGWQPRALAQTLRDVVAEMVE
- a CDS encoding DUF2470 domain-containing protein: MSDSATAAPENPFTAQVSDRICKHMNDDHADAVLVYAQYFGQITTATSARMRSIDAAGMDLAVEVDGHLQPLRIEFKAPLADAKAAHHVLVDMIKEAQQASDR
- a CDS encoding NAD(P)H-hydrate dehydratase, with protein sequence MGGMRDRYVVTAAQMQAIESRVFAAGMPVAALMEKVAGLITQRVMAWRSIAQGPRVGILAGPGHNGGDALVVARELHLRGYQVAVYLPFEQRKELTDRHAQYAASLGIEVSPDLAPVLAADWLVDGLFGFGLERPIEGSLAEAIDQVNNSGKPIVSIDLPSGLHTDSGAVLGKAIRSTLTLCLGLWKRGLLLDRALDWVGQAELIDFDLPLADIQAILGPDPQLNRITAHLAQLPLNRSPATHKYEQGHLLVVAGSAVYMGAAFLAALGARSSGVGMLTVAVPASLKPWLVAQIPEALVVACPETDMGKIARVDLDLARYDAIACGCGLTREATPIVQAVWESDRPLVLDADGLNALAQLGWRDRQGPVVLTPHWGEFQRLFPNLVAQTSDRLELAQRAAQQTGAIVLLKGARTVVAEPGGQSWIVPESTPGLARGGSGDVLAGLLGGLVAQARPTTLTDWGYWAATAAWWHAQAGIQAVQDRSILGVNGASLADGLLTVARQQAILNHTI
- the pgsA gene encoding CDP-diacylglycerol--glycerol-3-phosphate 3-phosphatidyltransferase; protein product: MNLPTWITVSRLAAVPLLLWWLSGEPTTADRWWALGVFLLAAGTDWLDGYLARKLNQVTDLGKFLDPLVDKLLVLAPLLLLVELGRIPAWGVFVILARELTIAGWRVNQTSISGANLWGKLKTVSQIAAIALLLAPVMDAYSLWAIGLFWVSVALTIISGAIYLIPVGKQSVESGS
- a CDS encoding glycerophosphoryl diester phosphodiesterase membrane domain-containing protein gives rise to the protein MNKITEAVNLFKSNIKLFSAIVLTVWLPGSLICSYFDFYVFPEWANGDEMSFLKYSMRLSSTIEFIVKPIYIGGLFYGASQFQKGLAVSYQQAMTYAFRRSFKMLATSITTNLIILGGTVLFIIPGVILALRFALVDPVVVLEGTTGSQARQRSTQLTQGRRWRIAGTTVLSVLVTILLMGIASVAIYIPSGFMGLEESFIIHVIATVLTNVIAILPYLVIFCFYWESAEPINKVSKIKISRYL
- a CDS encoding YcjF family protein, with the protein product MTLTRFIVVLTGLCVILALVLWLVSALQQLYWQVSWTAPFLGPVVVLLTLALLGALLVAFFRYVRPLDWPQDWRSLWQVTQRSITGQTPPTLPEPSPTVSEVKTEAAGAALEAVRAQVDLIRDRVARQALLDRSREIESSLARGELLLVVFGTGSAGKTSLVNALLGRVAGTIGPTMGTTEEGETYRLALPEIDRALLITDTPGILEAGVAGTQRDRQARRLAAEADLLIFVVEGDLQQSELEPLQQLLAIGKRSLLVFNKTDRYPEADRTAILAKLRERLAEQLPTADIVPIAARPAAVRLPNGETLTPDPEIMPLIRRIVAVLRAEGEELIADNMLLQAQRLSDRARQLIDAQRRRQAEAVVDRYQWLGAGAVAVTPIPVVDLLATAAVNAQMILELGKVYGCNLSGDRAQELALSLAKTMTGLGIVKGAMGILTTALQVNIATAIISRAIQAVTAAYLTRIAGRSFIEYFRHDQDWGDGGISEVVKKQFQLEQRDQFVKRFVQQAIAKVVQPIAQETAPQPKPPDRAPNP